The Panulirus ornatus isolate Po-2019 chromosome 56, ASM3632096v1, whole genome shotgun sequence genomic interval ACAGCCATTGAGTAAAGAGGTCTTTAGTTTGTAAATTTAAATGTTTATGACTTGGAACTGCAGGTTTTTATCGGCCTTCCAGCCTCCAACACTTTGACCATTGTTCAGTATcctgtttctttctctatatTTAAGGTTTTTCTTCTTCTGATCTTAGCATCTTGCTGCTCTTGTATTGTGTGCAAAATTTCttacaatattttctttcatctcaATTTCTGTGTTTTTGTAATGAAACTAATACTTTTCTAGTACAGTAGTACACTTGGTAAGACATTCGCATCAGACACAGCTCCATTTCCTGcctattttaatatttttttattatctttataacTTACCCTTCCTATTCCTTTTATTTCTATAGCAACCAAAATTCCATCATTTGCAGTAAATTAGGTGACTCACCTGACAACTAcatatcagaagtagagggaacaaggaagaagagaagctcagtaaggagatggagggatgtgtgaggaaagacttgGGGTAACACATCTGAGCATTAAGGAGAGCCAGAGGCATGCATAAGAGAGATCGAATGGGATTGACGTGGTATATGGAGGCAGcttgctgtcattgggctgaaccagaatGTATGTAGTTGTCAAGGTGAACCGTGAAACGATCTCTGGTGTAGGCcttagtttcagtacattatatgtGACAACTTGAGggtgtgtgtatgcaaatgaggctgttgttccTTTGTTTTCAATTATACCTTGTGAAGGTGGGAGGAGCAGTTATATAAAGAATTGATTGATGTTCACAGTGTGAGGATGGTCTAGGAATAGTTTGTAAAAGTTTTTGAGGGCTAGACTGTAActcagagatgagagagaaaccATAGTGGCACTATTGTTAAAGATTCAGTACTGTAATCATGTATATCTTTAGTACCTTTACTGTATCTGGTCTTACTTAAATTTATATACCACATTGAAATCTCCAAAGTATACTTTGTCTTAAATTGCAGATGTTGCTTGTCTTCAAGAGATGTCCATCCTCTTTGCATGCTTAAAGAAAAGTGACTTTGCTCAGTCGTTATGTCAGAAGGAAATAGACTCCCTTGACAGTTGCTACAAGAATTTTATGGTaaatatgacatttttttttatagttagaAAACATATTATGCACATCAGATATCCCTGATTTTGTTTTAGAAAATAGTATCACAGTGTAGAAATTAGAATGCATCAATATGGTTTCCTTTGTATATGTTCATGCAAAGAGCTTCAGATCTTTTGTGAATGTTTTGATCATTTTATCACATCATTCACCACAATTTTAACCTAAGGTCTTAATTTTTATTCAGAATATTATGTTTATCAAAAAGTTGGAGTGATGCGTTGATTAGTTAGAAGTTAAGTGTACACAAAGTTTCATTTATGGAGCCAGAAAAACGTTATTCATCATTTTAGCAAAACTTTGATAAGATGTTGGCCAACTTTTTTACATTCCCATATGATTGTTCTGTCTAGATTAGGCTCCTGTTTTAGAGTAATGGCTGCTGTTCTGGGCATGATTTTGCTGGTTAGTACTCAGAATTGGTTGTTATTCAAAAGACTTTTTTGTCCCATATTGATCAGTCTTCGTATTATTTACTGCAACTAGTGTAACACAATAGTTAAGCTAGGATGATGGACAGAAATGACAGCGTGCTACTGTCATCCAACTCACTCAGAACTATTTTATGGCATGGAATATGAATATCTTTAGTACAGTGTAAACTGTTTGGATAATCATTCTTGCAACACTTGATGAGTTTAGCAAAGCTTCTGCCATTTACATTTATTACATAAAAACGAGCAGCTAGCTAAAACTTGCCTCTTTAACAGCCTGTTTAAGTGAACTCTCAGTTGACCGTGTCACATACATGGACAAAGGTAGTCAAATTGCTAACTGATTAGAGTtaagatttttattcttttttaagtaTTCTCAGTTCGCTATCAGTTTAGGTAAGCATGTTCATTTTATGAATGCATATCAAACCGAATATGGGGAGACTTTGAAGGGTTGTTTGAAGAAAAAAGTCATAGTCATCATATGTAGCCATGTTGTGGTTGGTCTTGTGTTTAAAAGGTTTTTTCACAGTACATAATTTGTAAAATGCACGTAAAATTAGGTATAGATTGGATACGTTTATCCTTCAGAATCTGTTGACAAAGGTTTAACAACACCACAGCCATTGCGTTTTGATTTGTTCATTAACCCTTAAACTTAGCAGTTGACCCTCACGGACTTTCTCCTGTGCACAAAattgaaaaatcagaaaaataTTTTTACTCTACAGAACATGAGTATGTTATTCATAAGTAAACAAAGACTAAAAAAGGAGGTTTTACTGCACAATTCTCTGTATTGCTGTGGTAGGGATTTGAATGTACTGTTGGGGCAGGTGGGCAGCAACTGAACAGTAATTGCCCTTCTTAGCATGATTTCATTTGAATTTACaacatatttacatgtatatacctaaGCACAGTACACACACTATGAAGTATATTTCACTTATATGGTTACACTATGGTTACatattcgctcaaaggcccagtcctctgttcttaacgctacctcgctaatgtgggaaatggcgaatagtatgaaaaaaaaaaaaaaaatggttacacTATATGCTCTAATCTTATTGTGCACATATATTTTCTATGTAATCTACTTATTCTTACACAGAATTTCATTAATGTTGATAATTGCATTGGTATTTCTCatatagaatgataatgataattttcttatCACCAAAGTTTTAACAATAGTGCTACAGTAATTGTTTCCCTATGAAATTAACTAAATTTGTTTTACTTTGAGAGACATATTGGAGGTTGCTTAGTATACCTCTTTTATGATGAGAAATGAGTGACTGTGGCATGCAATATTTTATCCAGCTATAGCAGGAGACTGCTGTTGACATATACGGATAAGTGGTGGAATTACACTTACAGCGGGAATTCAGATCAAGGCAGGAACCATTAAATTGTCAGTGGGCAATATTAGCAGTGAACAATGCATCATCATCTGATGATGAgagcagtttaagggttaaataGCTGGCTTTCCATCAGGATGTCtgcaaaattagatttttttttttcataatgtaatatacaaaggaattcaaatagcaacagaccatatGGGTCAatatgcaaaggaattcaaacaacaacagacctttGGGTTAGTATATAGGAATTCAAATAGTAACAGACCGTTGGGCCCTttcaaggttgtttgtgatagtggaagatatcagaaacgcAAAGATTAGtttggtaaaagttagaagatatatagataattcaaagagagtaGTCTGCAAACTGTTAGTGTAAGTAACtaaggagtaaatgtgaaaaagagcaaggttattaggtacagtagggttgagggtcaagtcaattgggaggtgagtttgaatggagagaaactggaggaagtgaagtgttttagatatctgggagtggatctggcagcggatggaaccatggtagcggaagtggatcatagggtgggggagggggcgaaaattctgggagccttgaagaatgtgtggaagtcgagaacattatctcggaaagcaaaaatggctatgtttgaaggaatagtggttccaacaatgttgtatggttgcaaggcgtgggctatggatagagttgtgcgcaggaggatggatgtgctggaaatgagatgtttgaggacaatgtgtggtgtgaggtggtttgatcgagtaagtaacgtaagggtaagagagatgtgtggaaataaaaagagcgtggttgagagagcagaagagggtgttttgaaatggtttgggcacatggagagaatgagtgaggaaagattgaccaagaggatatatgtgtcggaggtggagggaacgaggagaagagggagaccaaattggaggtggaaagatggagtgataaagattttgtgtgatcggggcctgaacatgcaggagggtgaaaggagggcaaggaatagagtgaattggagcgatgtggtataccggggttgacgtgctgtcagtggattgaatcagggcatgtgaagcgtctggggtaaaccatggaaagctgtgtaggtatgtaaatttgcgtgtgtggacgtatgtatatacatgtgtatgggggtggattgggccatttctttcatctgtttccttgcgctacctcgcaaacgcgggagacagtgacaaagcaaaaaaaaaaaaaaaaactaaggagGTATGAATAATGTGAGttatggacttgaagcaaaatatttattaaGTCTTCTTTCTGTTATCTATAATTCTGCTTTCAACATCTAATTGGCAAAGAATTCTTTATGttaacagtcttgtcaaagaaaaaGCACTTCACCTCATTCCGTGTAAAACATTCagccacaagtttgtatccattgttacaagtgaaatcagacaaatcaagtctTGATTACCTTGATAGATCAAGGTTAtcaaaaaaattaatgattttgaatacttgtattagatcacttctTATCTTAACTTTTCAAAGCTTAATAGTTGCAAGTCATTTAATCGGCTCTCATAAGGTTTGCTTCTCAGCCCAGTAATCATTTTAGTAGCTTAATGCTATACTTTCTTCATTATGTCTAGGTAGGGTAACCAAACTGATCACAAAAATATTCAGGATGTGGATGAACCAGTGAATTATTTCCCTGGACCTCAGTTTGAATGCCCTAACTATTCATCTAAGAATTCTGTTtgctcttttcattgcttctttgcactgcttacttggttctaATCATCAGACATTAATTTGCccatcttttcttcatttaccttttgcagttcagcagAGTTCATAATGTAGCTTGCATTTGCAGTATTTCACTTACAGACTTTAAAATTCATTTGCTACATACGAGCCCAGTCCAtctgtttgtttatatgtcagAGTGAAGGTGTAGAtgtttcaagttcatttgtagatttgttTCCAAgtcttgtatcatcagcgaattttgacatcttacaatgcagcctatTAGCAATAAATATTAGTATTCAGAAACTACAGGAAATACATGAAAAGGTTGATTAATACTGCACATCTGTATTGGTGACCCACTggatagtgatggaggaagggtgtGGGTAATACATCTGACAGCTCCCAGTAAGAGAAGATGATGTAGAGATGAAGTTCCTTCCTTTCCATTGAATTGGTTTCCACACCCTACTATTTTCATATACAGTCACAATATTGATGTGAAATGTCATGAATATTTTTAGAAATATGACACCTTTACACTAAAGTTTAGCGGGAGGGAGATTGGCTGGCAAATGTGGTGGGGATgtcgagggatttttttttctctgtttgtgtCAGACTTAGTTTTACACtactattatttcaaacatagaCACAACAGTGGTTGTGAATAGCATGAAAAATTTAGAAAtatactgttccttcttttggcttccttccctcactttgctccttcatatctagcttcctctctggccaaactacctctgtggttgttgatggatcagcctccccccttttctccatcaactgcggtgtcccttaaggttcctTATGTCcccaacactttttctcctttttccaatGGTTTTCTCTCCTTCACAAATATTCAAATACACTTATGTGCAGACAGCTCAACACTGCAGTCATCCacgtccttcaattctgttccttcttctctcactcgatctgcatctcatcttgacacagcttcctttaAAACTCAGACTTGGGCATGATGTCTCAGTACAGTAGACAAAATCTaggtctccaagacccagtttctacccatccctTTATAGAAaactcctcctcacactcttGCCTgacctttgatggttctgtaattccacgttTGACTTagtgatcatacttggtattactgtgacatgcactctttcatggaaaccccacattatgggaatagctaagcctgcctctaaaaattccttttcttctgaacagttactctgtttatacaaaggattgattcatgcttgtatggagtactgctctcatctgggatggttctaggtCTGCTTCCTtgcatgacagagttgagttgaaagcagtctggCTTATAAACTGTGCTAGGCTAATTCCAAAGTTGACACTTGTCGTATGCCttaatgctggttcactttccatattctattggtattactttggtttctgctcctgagaactggctgcttttATGCCTCCACTACTAGGTAGACAATGCAATATTtggcaaactgctgcatcacatgatcactgtgcagccatcagcaactcaagggaaTGCCATTTGACAACTATTTTTTTCCCTACATTCTCTACTTTATGTCTTTTGTAGTAACTATGTTCTGGTTTatttaagacaggttttttcatttcctccataattcgtaaatactttccgttgtcttttctttttccctttcattattctctctacatttcacttaaggcctagccttgatattgacttttgtctgtgactggaggcttcaacatgaaaaaaaaaaaattgtgctccATATGAATGTAATATCATCACATGGCTAGCACATTTGGGATGGATATTGCAGGTGTCTTTTTGTAAATATTCTAGTCCTTTACCTGTTATCTATTAACAAAGtcttccatcaccaacatgattaCAGAAGGAGAATATCAAGTGCAGTTATTATGTAATTTCCAACACAAACAAGAATCAGTTGGGACCCCTATGCAGGCCTCATTTATTTCTTCCTGTGTAATCATGCTAAAATCAGTCTCTTGAGTCactatttctttacatttctcatGTTATTTTCCTTCCTATACATCACAAACTGATACATTTCATGTATGCTTATTCTCTAAACTTAAGTCATCCAAAAATCTTCATGTTTTCATGGGGTCATCATTTAAGTATGACCTGCTCTTACAGTGAGGGGGTTTTAGGGGTTCTGAGGACagcagaattttttttccatcaccTTCCTGGTGAAAGAAGAGACCTCTGTAGGCTACTAATGAGAAGATAAGTTAGCCAGAtattgaaacagaagaaggaaaggtCAACACAGCAATTCTTTGAAACCACTATTTAATTCTTAAGGATCCTAGCTGTACATATACATTGTTTAGTATGAAGATGTTTAGTATGAAGAAACTAGCTGTACTGTACATTTTATGGTATGGATACCCAAACTCTACAATATGTTTTATAGTATAGAGACCTTAGGTGTACTAGTACAGATTACCTCTTCCTGTCCTCATTGAAATTAAAAGGCATGCTTTCTCATTATGTAGAATGTCAGAAGCAACTGTAACTAGCACTGAAAGATGTTGTAATTACCCATGTAGCACAATATCACCCTGTAGGGACCTTAGTCATACTTGTACATATGTGTTTCCTTTTTTAACCATCATTTGAATAAGAAAGTTCACTTTATTAGCACGTAGAGATGCCTTATATTACAAACAACTAcagttagcaccaggaaagaacCCAAGTTTCTCATTTACTTATGTAACATGATGGGAAGATATGGTCAAAAGTGCATGCCTGTACATCAGTAAGTTACTGGTTTAACAAAACTTTTGGGGAGAACTAATTTTGGTGATAATGATCTGACGGATGTTGAATTGTTAGCACTTGAAGAAAGTCTGTGTATCAGTAATCCATTAGCATTGAAGAGGACGGGAAAATGTATGACTCAGCAAAAGTCAGTAAAAGTTACATGATAACCTGAGCTTGCATGGTACTTTAAATTTAAATGTTTTTATGCTAAAATGTGGTTTATATACCAGGTTTTCCATTTTTGGTAATTTTTCTTGTTATTTACAGTTCATTGATAACGACTAAAATGTTTTTTGATAAACCCTGGTCCTGGGGACCCCAGAAATTTCCAGACTTAGTTCTAAGGGCTAAGGGTTAAATATGAAATGGAGCCTTCTTCGTAAAACTGGATATGGTGCCTTCCCAATTACTtttttgtgggaggaggaggggaatatgAGATGAGGGTCTCTTAAAAAACCTCCAGAAGAATATTTGACATTGTAAGGATTTTGAGGTAGCTGTAATCCTTGAGTGAAATAATGGAAAAGTTTTCAATACCTAAAATTTAGCCATTTTTTAATGCATTAAGAATGCCATGAGTTTAGAACTATGTCTTTTCATGTTTTGTTAATTTGCAATGATAACTGTAAAATATAGATAGACAGGAATAATATTGAAATCTCTTCAGCTTATTATCTCAGTTCCTAGATTTTCTAGTTTATCACAGGAACTCTTGATTATGACTCCCCATAAACAAATATTCAATTTTACATTTGCAGCATACACAGAGTCAAAGgaaacaggaggagagagagggacttcTTGTACCTAGGGAGAAGAATTTGTCCCATAAACAACTTAATCTGCTTTTAAAGAAACATCCTCAGCCCAAGTAGATGTTCATGCACATTTTGTAAATAATTCATTAATAATGGTCAacttatttcattatttctcttaACCTTTTGCGTGACTGCTACAGTGTGCTGTCATTATCTAGCTTATATCTTTTAATGTGATAGCCATGTATACATTTTAAAAGCAGGAACAAGATGTTTCCAAAGAAATTTTTTTGTGTAATGTTCTAAATAGTTTTCTAATTACATCAGTGCCAAGGTAAGACTTTTATTTTAGGGGCAAAGAAAGTTGTTTCAAGACATAGTATTCCTGACAGTGTTGCCTAGATGCGAGTCTTTTCAGCCGTGACTacaaaagagaggaagagggtggatgttttggaagacaGTATCTGGCATAAGGTGGGCTAATCCTGTAAGAAATAGGTGTCAGGGAAAGGTTTGCTAATGGGCCAAGTTTGATTAAAAAGCTGATTAGGGCATACTGAAGAGTTTCAGGCATGTTGACTTGGAAGGTCATCTGTTCTGACAGCTTATCCTGCAGCCATGCTCTTGTGTTATCTCCAGATCTGATTGCTTTTTTTCTTGGCTTTCATTTGTTCCTGTCTTTTGCTAAATGGTGTCACCTGCAAATATTTGGCTGagttttcttttactttcctgTCTGTTTGGTAT includes:
- the LOC139765932 gene encoding small ribosomal subunit protein mS37 isoform X1; its protein translation is MPYITSEVMLILNMRLTPFMLTTQYLINKSPKNGRRPTRQPFPFKAALPLILKDQVSGKSSKKQNVACLQEMSILFACLKKSDFAQSLCQKEIDSLDSCYKNFMHTQSQRKQEEREGLLVPREKNLSHKQLNLLLKKHPQPK
- the LOC139765932 gene encoding small ribosomal subunit protein mS37 isoform X2, with translation MRLTPFMLTTQYLINKSPKNGRRPTRQPFPFKAALPLILKDQVSGKSSKKQNVACLQEMSILFACLKKSDFAQSLCQKEIDSLDSCYKNFMHTQSQRKQEEREGLLVPREKNLSHKQLNLLLKKHPQPK